The following DNA comes from Pseudomonas triticicola.
TTTCGAACAGCGCTTCAACGCGCGCATCGCCCTGCTGCACTCGGCGGTAAATGATCGCGAACGCCTGGAAGCCTGGCTCGCCGCCCGTGATGGCGAGGCCGACATTATTATCGGCACCCGTTCGGCCCTGTTCACGCCGATGAAAAATCCCGGGCTGATCATCATCGATGAAGAACACGACGGCTCCTATAAACAGCAGGAAGGTCTGCGCTACCACGCTCGCGATCTGGCGCTGGTGCGCGCGCGGCAGGAAAACATCCCGATCGTGCTCGGCTCCGCCACGCCGTCGCTGGAAAGTCTGCACAACGCTTACACGGGGCGCTACGGCCTGTTGCGCCTGAACGAGCGCGCCGGCGGCGCCAAGCAACCGCGCTTCCTGCGTCTGGACGTCAAAAGCCGTCCGCTCGACAGCGGTATTTCCGGGCCGATGCAGCAAGCCATCGGCCAGACCCTCGCCAACGGTCAGCAGGTGCTGGTGTTCCTCAACCGGCGCGGCTTTGCCCCGACCCTGCTCTGCCACGATTGCGGCTGGATGTCCGAGTGCTCGCGCTGCGATGCGCGCATGACCGTGCACCAGCGTTACGGCGAGTTGCGCTGTCACCACTGCGGCAACGTTGAGCGCACGCCACGCCAGTGCCCGAAATGCAGCAAGGTCGATCTGCGCCCGGTCGGCGCCGGTACCGAACGCGCCGAAGAACGTCTGGCGATTCTGTTCCCGGATTACCCGGTACTGCGCGTCGATCGCGACAGCACCTCGCGCAAGGACGCGATGAATCAGCTGTTCGCGACAATCCAGAAAGGTCAGCCGTGCATTCTGGTCGGCACGCAGATGTTGGCCAAAGGGCACCACTTCCCCCGGGTGACGCTGGTGTCGATTCTGGATGCCGACGGCGGCCTGTTCTCCGGCGACTTCCGCGCCAGCGAGCGCATGGCGCAGTTGATCGTGCAGGTCGCCGGGCGCGCCGGGCGGGCTGAGGAGCCGGGCAAGGTGATCATCCAGACGCACCTCGCCGACCATCCTTTATTGGTGCAACTGACCGAGCAGGGTTATTTCGCCTTCGCCGAACAAGCCTTGAGCGAACGCCGCGCGGCCGGGTTGCCGCCGTTTGCCCATCTGGCGCTGTTGCGTGCCGAGGCGCACAAGCCGGGGCAGGCGGAAGGTTTTCTCGATGAAGCGTGCAGCGCGGCCGAACGCCTGCTGGCCGAATTGAATCTGAGCGGCATCGAGCTGCTCGGGCCGGTGCCGGCACCGATGGAGCGCCGCGCCGGGCGTTATCGCGCGCAACTGTTGTTGCAGGCGACCGCGCGGGCGCCGTTGCACCGGCTGCTGGCCAGCTCGATGCTGGTGCTGGAGCAGATGCCGAGCGGGCGGGCGGTGCGCTGGTCGCTGGATGTTGATCCGGTGGATCTGTATTGAGCTGAAGATCGCTTTCGCGAGCAGGCTCGCTCCCACAGTGGATCAGCGCCGTACATACCTTGTGTGTCCTGCGCAAAAACCTTGTGGGAGCGAGCCTGCTCGCGAAAGCGGACTTTTTGTCACCACATATCCACATCCTGCCTGCTAAGGTTGGCAAGCCCGTCTTCGCAACGGATAATGCCCAGTTTTTCCACCCGCGCATCGATGCGCCCGCCGCGCTTGCGGTCGAAAGAGAAGACCATGAAAGACACCATTCGCCAGCTGATCCAGCAAGCCCTCACCCAACTCGTCAACGAAGGTGTGTTGCCTGAAGGCCTGACGCCGGCGATTCAGGTGGAGAACGCCCGCGACAAGACCCACGGCGACTTCGCCAGCAACATCGCCATGATGCTGGCCAAGCCTGCCGGCATGAAGCCGCGCGATCTGGCGGAGAAAATCATCGCCGCCCTGCCCGCTGACGAGAACGTCACCAAGGCCGAAATCGCCGGCCCGGGCTTCATCAATTTCTTCCAGAACACCCAAACCCTGGCCTCGCGCCTCGACGCCGCGCTGGCCGACGCCCGTGTCGGCGTGCGCAAGGCCGGCCCGGCGCAGCGCACCGTGGTCGATCTGTCGGCGCCGAACCTGGCCAAAGAGATGCACGTCGGCCACTTGCGCTCGACGATCATCGGCGACGGCGTGGCCCGCGTGCTTGAGTTCCTCGGCGACGAAGTGATCCGCCAGAATCACGTCGGCGACTGGGGCACTCAGTTCGGCATGCTGATGGCTTATCTGCAGGAAAACCCGATCACCAGCGACGAATTGTCCGATCTGGAAAACTTCTACCGTGCGGCCAAGCAGCGTTTCGACGAGTCCGAAGAATTCGCCGACCGCGCCCGTGGCCTGGTGGTCAAGTTGCAGGCTGGCGACGCTGAATGCCTGGCGCTGTGGACCAAGTTCAAGGACATCTCGCTGTCGCACTGCCAGAAGATCTACGAACTGCTCAACGTCAAACTGACCATGGCCGACGTCATGGGCGAAAGTGCCTATAACGATGACCTGATCAATGTGGTCAACGATCTCAAGGCTGCCGGCATGCTGGTCGAGAGCAACGGCGCCCAGTGCGTGTTCCTCGACGAGTTCAAGAACGCCGATGGCGATCCGCTGCCGGTGATCATCGTCAAGGCCGATGGCGGTTACCTGTACGCCACCACTGACCTGGCGGCCGTGCGCTACCGCAGCGGCAAGCTCAAGGCTGATCGCGCGTTGTATTTCGTCGACCAGCGCCAGGCCCTGCACTTTCAGCAGGTCTTCGCGGTGGCGCGCAAGGCCGGTTTCGTCACCCATCCGATGGAAATGGAACACATGGGTTTCGGTACCATGAACGGCGCCGATGGCCGTCCGTTCAAGACCCGTGATGGCGGCACCGTGAAGCTGATCGACCTGCTCACCGAAGCCCAGGAACGTGCCTACAACCTGGTGAAAGAGAAGAACCCGACCCTGGCCGAAGACGAGTTGCGCAACATCGCCAAGGTCGTCGGCATCGGCGCGGTGAAATACGCCGACCTGTCCAAGCATCGCACCAGCGACTACAGCTTCAACTTCGACCTGATGCTCAACTTCGAAGGCAACACCGCGCCGTATCTGCTGTACGCCTACACCCGCGTGGCCGGTGTGTTCCGCAAACTGGGCAAGGACTTCAGCGAAGTCGACGGCCAGATCGTCCTCGAAGCGGCGCACGAGCAAGAGCTGGCGGCGAAGCTGGCGCAGTTTGGCGAAGTGCTGAACAACGTGGCTGAAAAAGGCACGCCGCACATTCTCTGCACCTACCTGTACGACGTCGCCGGCCTGTTCTCCAGCTTCTACGAGAACTGCCCGATCCTCGCCGCCGACACCCCGGTGCAGATGCAGAGTCGTCTGCGTCTGGCCGCACTGACCGGTCGCACCCTCAAGCAAGGCCTGGAGCTGTTGGGTCTGGAAACTCTGGAGCGTATGTAAGTTGGCTGCCAAGAAAAAACCTGCACCCAAACGCGGCGCCAGCCGCTATCAGGCCCCGGCGAAACAACCGATTCCGGGCTGGCTGTGGATGGCCATCGGCCTGACCGTCGGCGCGTTCATCGTGTTTCTGATGAAACTGGAACCGGGCAAGGGCAGCGACACGGTCAAGCGCGAGAAAGTCGAACAGCAGCAGAAAGCGTCGAAGATCGCCGAGGCCAACAAGACTCCACCGAGCCCGACGCAACCGGTGAAGCCGAAGTACGACTTCTACACCCTGCTGCCGGAATCGGAAGTGATCGTGCCGCCGGACGCGGTGCCGGAGAAGACCCTGCCAACGC
Coding sequences within:
- a CDS encoding primosomal protein N'; translation: MPDAILRLALPSPLRRLFDYRAPAGVRREQLQPGMRLRVPFGRREMIGILVEVTDTSEVPAEKLKPALALLDTTSPLPPALFKLCLWTAQYYQHSLGDTLNWALPVLLRQGELAEVRQERFWSIAPGASVDDPRVARAPRQREALTTLAQHPHGVAHQLLSKLMLSKDSLDLLLAKGLVQVEIRRHAPGVRHEHWLAQPELPLNSEQRAAYEAIRAGFDSYHAFLLAGVTGSGKTEVYLQLIRETLEAGKQALVLIPEINLGPQTLARFEQRFNARIALLHSAVNDRERLEAWLAARDGEADIIIGTRSALFTPMKNPGLIIIDEEHDGSYKQQEGLRYHARDLALVRARQENIPIVLGSATPSLESLHNAYTGRYGLLRLNERAGGAKQPRFLRLDVKSRPLDSGISGPMQQAIGQTLANGQQVLVFLNRRGFAPTLLCHDCGWMSECSRCDARMTVHQRYGELRCHHCGNVERTPRQCPKCSKVDLRPVGAGTERAEERLAILFPDYPVLRVDRDSTSRKDAMNQLFATIQKGQPCILVGTQMLAKGHHFPRVTLVSILDADGGLFSGDFRASERMAQLIVQVAGRAGRAEEPGKVIIQTHLADHPLLVQLTEQGYFAFAEQALSERRAAGLPPFAHLALLRAEAHKPGQAEGFLDEACSAAERLLAELNLSGIELLGPVPAPMERRAGRYRAQLLLQATARAPLHRLLASSMLVLEQMPSGRAVRWSLDVDPVDLY
- the argS gene encoding arginine--tRNA ligase; the protein is MKDTIRQLIQQALTQLVNEGVLPEGLTPAIQVENARDKTHGDFASNIAMMLAKPAGMKPRDLAEKIIAALPADENVTKAEIAGPGFINFFQNTQTLASRLDAALADARVGVRKAGPAQRTVVDLSAPNLAKEMHVGHLRSTIIGDGVARVLEFLGDEVIRQNHVGDWGTQFGMLMAYLQENPITSDELSDLENFYRAAKQRFDESEEFADRARGLVVKLQAGDAECLALWTKFKDISLSHCQKIYELLNVKLTMADVMGESAYNDDLINVVNDLKAAGMLVESNGAQCVFLDEFKNADGDPLPVIIVKADGGYLYATTDLAAVRYRSGKLKADRALYFVDQRQALHFQQVFAVARKAGFVTHPMEMEHMGFGTMNGADGRPFKTRDGGTVKLIDLLTEAQERAYNLVKEKNPTLAEDELRNIAKVVGIGAVKYADLSKHRTSDYSFNFDLMLNFEGNTAPYLLYAYTRVAGVFRKLGKDFSEVDGQIVLEAAHEQELAAKLAQFGEVLNNVAEKGTPHILCTYLYDVAGLFSSFYENCPILAADTPVQMQSRLRLAALTGRTLKQGLELLGLETLERM